A portion of the Diprion similis isolate iyDipSimi1 chromosome 4, iyDipSimi1.1, whole genome shotgun sequence genome contains these proteins:
- the LOC124405168 gene encoding uncharacterized protein LOC124405168 isoform X2: MMTKCLILVAALVAVCSGGNVPVAVPAPLSALTVGTYASSYNAHAVNHAIAAPYVAPAVAAHPFAYSAYPAFGAYSAPLIAGRR; the protein is encoded by the exons ATGATGACCAAGTGCCTC ATCCTCGTCGCCGCCCTCGTGGCCGTTTGCTCCGGCGGTAACGTTCCTGTGGCGGTACCAGCACCACTTTCGGCTCTGACTGTCGGCACTTACGCGAGCAGCTACAACGCTCATGCCGTCAACCACGCCATTGCCGCACCTTACGTA GCCCCAGCCGTAGCCGCACACCCCTTCGCCTACTCGGCTTACCCAGCCTTTGGCGCCTACTCCGCTCCCCTGATCGCCGGACGTCGTTAA
- the LOC124405160 gene encoding tubulin beta chain, whose product MREIVHLQAGQCGNQIGAKFWEVISDEHGIDPTGTYHGDSDLQLERINVYYNEATGGKYVPRAILVDLEPGTMDAVRSGPFGQIFRPDNFVFGQSGAGNNWAKGHYTEGAELVDSVLDVVRKEAESCDCLQGFQLTHSLGGGTGAGMGTLLISKIREEYPDRIMMTFSVVPSPKVSDTVVEPYNCTLSVHQLVENTDESYCIDNEALYDICFRTLKLTTPTYGDLNHLVSATLSGVTTCLRFPGQLNADLRKLAVNMVPFPRLHFFIPGFAPLTSRGSQQYRALTVPELTQQMFDAKNMMAACDPRHGRYLTVAAVFRGRMSMKEVDEQMLNIQNKNSSYFVEWIPSNVKTAVCDIPPRGLKMSATFIGNSTAIQELFKRVSEQFTAMFRRKAFLHWYTGEGMDEMEFTEAESNMNDLVSEYQQYQDATAEEDGEFDEEEEGEGEDK is encoded by the exons ATGCGTGAAATCGTACATCTTCAAGCTGGGCAATGCGGCAACCAAATTGGAGCCAAG TTCTGGGAGGTGATTTCCGACGAGCACGGCATCGATCCGACCGGCACGTACCACGGTGACTCGGATCTGCAGCTTGAGCGGATTAATGTCTACTACAACGAGGCGACTGGTGGGAAATACGTGCCGAGGGCCATCCTGGTGGACCTTGAGCCGGGGACCATGGACGCGGTGCGCTCAGGTCCGTTCGGGCAGATATTTCGGCCCGACAATTTCGTCTTCGGGCAGAGCGGCGCCGGGAACAACTGGGCGAAGGGCCACTACACGGAGGGTGCGGAGCTGGTGGACTCGGTCCTGGATGTCGTGAGGAAGGAGGCGGAGAGCTGCGACTGCCTGCAGGGCTTTCAACTGACACATTCACTGGGCGGTGGAACCGGCGCAGGAATGGGAACTCTACTGATATCGAAGATCCGCGAGGAGTATCCCGACCGTATAATGATGACCTTCAGCGTGGTGCCCTCGCCGAAGGTGTCCGACACCGTAGTCGAGCCTTACAACTGTACCCTGTCGGTCCACCAGTTGGTGGAGAACACTGACGAGTCATATTGCATCGATAACGAGGCCCTCTACGACATCTGCTTCAGGACCTTGAAGCTGACCACCCCGACATACGGGGACCTTAACCACCTCGTCAGCGCCACGCTAAGCGGCGTTACGACCTGTCTCAGATTCCCCGGACAGTTGAACGCCGACCTGAGGAAACTCGCTGTTAACATGGTGCCCTTCCCTCGGCTCCACTTCTTCATCCCCGGGTTCGCACCCCTCACTTCCCGCGGTTCGCAACAGTACCGAGCTCTAACGGTCCCTGAACTCACCCAGCAGATGTTCGACGCGAAGAACATGATGGCGGCCTGCGACCCCCGGCACGGCAGGTACCTTACTGTGGCCGCGGTCTTCAGGGGTCGGATGTCTATGAAGGAGGTCGATGAGCAAATGCTCAACATTCAGAACAAGAATAGCAGTTACTTCGTCGAGTGGATACCAAGCAACGTGAAAACCGCGGTCTGCGATATCCCGCCTCGCGGTCTTAAGATGTCCGCCACGTTCATCGGAAACTCAACCGCGATACAGGAGCTTTTCAAACGCGTTTCAGAACAGTTCACTGCGATGTTTAGGCGCAAGGCTTTCCTTCATTGGTACACCGGCGAGGGCATGGACGAGATGGAGTTCACAGAGGCCGAGAGCAACATGAACGACTTGGTCTCCGAGTACCAGCAGTACCAGGACGCCACCGCCGAAGAGGACGGGGAGTTCGACGAAGAGGAGGAAGGCGAAGGCGAGGACAAGTGA
- the LOC124405168 gene encoding cuticle protein 19.8-like isoform X1, producing the protein MMTKCLILVAALVAVCSGGNVPVAVPAPLSALTVGTYASSYNAHAVNHAIAAPYVAAPVAASPYVAPAVAAHPFAYSAYPAFGAYSAPLIAGRR; encoded by the exons ATGATGACCAAGTGCCTC ATCCTCGTCGCCGCCCTCGTGGCCGTTTGCTCCGGCGGTAACGTTCCTGTGGCGGTACCAGCACCACTTTCGGCTCTGACTGTCGGCACTTACGCGAGCAGCTACAACGCTCATGCCGTCAACCACGCCATTGCCGCACCTTACGTAGCCGCCCCGGTCGCAGCCTCACCTTACGTA GCCCCAGCCGTAGCCGCACACCCCTTCGCCTACTCGGCTTACCCAGCCTTTGGCGCCTACTCCGCTCCCCTGATCGCCGGACGTCGTTAA
- the LOC124405166 gene encoding cuticle protein 38-like: MNSFVMMTSFVLLAVLGSGIAGVITPAISAPLVAASPAIGYARAVPYNIPPYASRVDISTRNLAAPYVAAAPVVAAPYVAAPALPYAALPSAPLVAAPGVIPSAYAGSLAAPLAHAYAAQSAAILG; the protein is encoded by the exons ATGAACTCCTTCGTAATG ATGACCAGCTTCGTTCTCCTGGCCGTCCTCGGCAGCGGTATCGCCGGTGTGATAACTCCGGCTATTTCGGCTCCGCTGGTTGCGGCATCACCTGCAATCGGGTACGCAAGGGCAGTGCCTTACAACATCCCGCCGTACGCCTCGAGGGTCGACATAAGCACCAGGAACCTGGCCGCACCCTACGTCGCAGCAGCTCCGGTCGTCGCCGCCCCCTACGTCGCAGCCCCCGCACTTCCGTACGCGGCCCTTCCGTCGGCTCCACTCGTCGCTGCACCGGGCGTTATCCCCTCGGCCTACGCCGGAAGTCTGGCCGCCCCACTGGCTCACGCCTACGCAGCTCAGAGCGCCGCGATCCTAGGGTGA